One Vigna unguiculata cultivar IT97K-499-35 chromosome 7, ASM411807v1, whole genome shotgun sequence genomic region harbors:
- the LOC114191924 gene encoding protein ASPARTIC PROTEASE IN GUARD CELL 2-like — translation MFTVLLLLSFLLSTSSSHNLSYPHFQQLHVKQTLAQTKLIPNPNPNPNPNPKQQSNQHQTPNTVTDSSSTKWKLKLVHRDKVPTFNTSHDHQTRFNALIKRDARRVAALLRRLDSGKSTLDSEAFGSDVVSGMEQGSGEYFVRIGVGSPPRNQYVVIDSGSDIIWVQCEPCTQCYHQSDPVFNPADSSSYAGVSCESTVCSHVDNAGCHEGRCRYEVSYGDGSYTKGTLALETLTFGRTLIRNVAIGCGHRNQGMFVGAAGLLGLGGGPMSFVGQLGGQTGEAFSYCLVSRGTQSPGILEFGREAMPVGAAWVPLIHNARAPSFYYVGLLGLGVGGLRIPIPEDIFKLSEMGDGGVVMDTGTAVTRLPTAAYEAFRDGFIAQTTNLPRASGASIFDTCYDLFGFVSVRVPTVSFYFSGGPILTLPAKNFLIPVDDVGTFCFAFAPSPSGLSIIGNIQQEGIQISVDGANGFVGFGPNVC, via the coding sequence ATGTTCACAGTTCTGCTTCTCCTCTCATTCCTTCTAAGCACCTCTTCTTCTCACAACCTATCATACCCTCATTTCCAACAGCTCCACGTAAAACAAACCCTCGCACAAACCAAACTCATTccaaacccaaacccaaacccaaacccaaacccaaaacaACAGTCCAACCAACATCAAACACCCAACACTGTCACTGATTCATCATCAACAAAATGGAAACTAAAACTAGTCCACAGAGACAAAGTTCCCACCTTTAACACTTCCCACGACCACCAGACCCGATTCAACGCCCTAATAAAGCGCGACGCCAGAAGGGTCGCAGCCCTCCTCCGCCGCCTGGACTCCGGAAAATCCACCTTGGACTCGGAGGCATTTGGGTCGGATGTGGTATCGGGTATGGAACAGGGAAGCGGAGAGTACTTTGTCAGAATCGGAGTTGGAAGCCCCCCTCGGAACCAATACGTGGTCATAGACTCAGGCAGCGACATTATATGGGTCCAATGCGAACCCTGTACCCAATGCTACCACCAATCCGACCCGGTTTTCAACCCAGCCGATTCCTCCTCCTACGCCGGCGTCTCCTGCGAGTCCACCGTGTGCAGCCACGTCGACAACGCCGGCTGCCACGAGGGACGCTGCCGCTACGAAGTCTCCTACGGAGACGGGTCCTACACAAAGGGAACACTCGCTCTTGAAACACTCACCTTCGGAAGAACCCTGATCCGAAACGTGGCAATCGGGTGCGGGCACCGCAACCAGGGAATGTTCGTTGGCGCCGCTGGGCTTTTGGGCCTCGGAGGTGGGCCCATGTCCTTCGTGGGCCAGCTCGGTGGACAAACTGGCGAGGCCTTTAGTTATTGTTTAGTGAGCAGGGGAACCCAATCCCCCGGAATACTCGAATTCGGACGCGAAGCAATGCCCGTGGGTGCAGCGTGGGTTCCCCTAATCCACAACGCGCGGGCCCCAAGTTTTTACTATGTTGGGCTTTTGGGTTTGGGAGTTGGAGGCCTACGCATACCCATACCAGaagatattttcaaattatccgAAATGGGTGATGGCGGAGTCGTTATGGACACGGGCACCGCCGTGACGCGGCTGCCCACGGCGGCTTATGAGGCTTTCCGGGATGGGTTTATAGCCCAAACCACTAACCTGCCACGGGCCTCCGGAGCGTCGATTTTTGACACGTGTTATGACCTGTTTGGGTTTGTATCGGTTCGGGTTCCGACCGTTTCGTTTTACTTTTCGGGTGGACCTATTTTGACCCTGCCAGCTAAGAACTTTTTGATCCCAGTGGATGATGTGGGAACCTTTTGTTTTGCCTTTGCTCCTTCTCCTTCTGGGCTTTCCATCATTGGCAACATTCAGCAAGAGGGTATTCAGATTTCTGTTGATGGAGCTAATGGGTTCGTCGGATTCGGACCCAATGTCTGTTAA
- the LOC114191470 gene encoding helicase-like transcription factor CHR28, protein MDECIYISSSDDDELEEIDPQWATITERSSDYGRRDNSSRGANSSNLSSSSVYNHSQIKPHTLPVSSTNALNHRIEQRDEPSYHAQNGNRSMQAFKRTLPSTLQPSATRALPSPLFVSDIRSSSLKDNTGTSHVHDAFKNRRQGVGPSISGDRGYIRDSLIRGHDEGHSLYQNGGNRILPPSLVLGKAITPHFAISSESAYRSGIGDERSAESDERLIYEAALQDISQPKTEHDLPAGVLSVSLLRHQKIALAWMLQKETKSLHCLGGILADDQGLGKTVSMISLILALRSLQSKSKTDDVRNYKTEAFNLDDDDDNGGIDVEKHKNSVEADDLFPNREPSSSIHAPSRKRPAAGTLVVCPASVMRQWARELDEKVGDEKLSVLVYHGGSRTKNHLELAKFDVVLTTYSIVTNEVPKQPLVDDDDIEDKNGERFGLSSEFTVKKRKKPINGSKKGKKGRKRIDSSMICPSGPLAKVGWFRVILDEAQTIKNHRTQVARACCSLRAKRRWCLSGTPIQNTIDDLYSYFRFLKYDPYAAYKSFYNTIKVPISRDPIQGYKKLQAVLRAIMLRRTKGTLLDGKPIINLPPKTIELSSVDFSVEERAFYTKLESDSRTQFKAYAAAGTVNQNYANILLMLLRLRQACDHPRLVKDFDSDPVGKDSVEMAKSLPRELLINLFTCLDATFTICHVCNDPPHGPVITMCGHVFCYECVQEYLSGDDNTCPAVNCKEIIGDDLVFSKVTLKSCISDDGGTSSSSDSHLSDYLLVQRDDYISSKVKAVLEVLQSNCNVKISNSDLSNSGCCRDLPSSSVDLDLDDNDSEARVAKHTRKYSESTTQGPIKAIVFSQWTSMLDLVETSLCQFGILYRRLDGRMTLAARDKAVRDFNTEPEITVMLMSLKAGNLGLNMVAACHVILLDLWWNPTTEDQAIDRAHRIGQTRPVTVTRITIKNTVEDRILSLQDEKRKMVASAFGEDHAGGSGTRLTVDDLKYLFMV, encoded by the exons atggATGAGTGTATATATATTAGTTCGTCAGATGATGATGAGTTGGAGGAGATAGATCCGCAATGGGCTACAATTACTGAGAGGAGTTCAG ACTATGGTAGGCGGGATAATTCTTCGAGAGGGGCTAATAGTTCAAACCTTAGTTCTTCTAGTGTTTATAATCATTCACAAATCAAACCTCATACACTACCTGTGTCCAGTACCAATGCACTGAACCACAGAATTGAACAAAGAGATGAACCTTCCTACCATGCTCAGAATGGAAACAGAAGTATGCAAGCTTTCAAGAGGACCCTTCCTTCAACTCTTCAGCCTTCTGCAACAAGGGCTCTTCCTTCTCCTTTATTTGTGTCAGACATCAGATCAAGCAGCTTAAAAGATAACACAGGCACTAGTCATGTTCATGATGCATTTAAGAATCGTCGCCAGGGAGTAGGGCCTAGCATATCCGGTGACAGGGGCTACATTCGTGACAGTCTTATCAGGGGCCATGACGAAGGTCATTCATTGTATCAAAATGGTGGGAACAGGATTCTTCCACCATCTTTGGTGCTTGGAAAGGCCATAACTCCACACTTTGCAATTTCTAGTGAATCTGCATATCGTTCTGGAATAGGTGATGAAAGGTCTGCTGAAAGTGATGAGAGACTTATTTATGAGGCAGCATTACAG GATATCAGTCAACCTAAAACAGAACATGACTTACCTGCTGGTGTATTGTCTGTCTCTCTTCTGAGACATCAG AAAATTGCATTGGCTTGGATGCTTCAGAAGGAAACCAAGAGTTTGCATTGCTTGGGGGGGATTTTGGCTGATGATCAG GGCCTTGGGAAGACAGTATCAATGATTTCACTCATTCTGGCATTGAGGTCATTACAGTCAAAATCAAAAACAGATGATGTGCGCAATTATAAAACTGAAGCTTTTAAtttggatgatgatgatgacaacGGTGGTATAGATGTGGAAAAGCATAAAAATAGTGTGGAAGCTGATGATTTGTTTCCTAATAGAGAACCTAGCAGTTCAATACATGCACCTAGTAGAAAAAGGCCAGCTGCTGGTACCCTAGTTGTCTGCCCTGCCAGTGTTATGCGGCAGTGGGCCAGGGAACTTGATGAAAAAGTTGGAGATGAAAAGCTTTCTGTTTTAGTTTATCATGGGGGCAGTAGGACTAAGAATCATCTAGAACTTGCAAAATTTGATGTGGTTCTAACAACATACTCTATTGTGACTAATGAAGTTCCTAAGCAACCATtagttgatgatgatgatattgaGGACAAAAATGGGGAAAGGTTTGGGTTATCCTCTGAGTTTACtgttaaaaaaaggaaaaaaccaATTAACGGAAGTAAGAAGGGTAAAAAGGGTAGAAAAAGAATTGACAGTTCTATGATATGTCCTTCTGGCCCTCTTGCAAAAGTAGGTTGGTTTAGGGTTATTCTAGATGAGgctcaaacaataaaaaatcataGAACTCAAGTGGCTAGAGCTTGCTGCAGCCTTAGAGCCAAAAGAAGGTGGTGCTTATCTGGAACGCCTATTCAAAATACTATTGATGATTTGTATAGCTACTTTAGATTCTTGAAGTATGATCCTTATGCTGCATATAAATCATTCTACAACACCATAAAGGTTCCTATTTCCCGAGATCCCATTCAAGGTTACAAGAAACTTCAAGCAGTTTTAAGGGCCATAATGCTACGTCGTACAAAAG GAACTTTGCTTGATGGGAAGCCAATAATCAATTTGCCTCCTAAAACAATTGAGCTCAGTAGTGTGGATTTCTCCGTTGAGGAGCGAGCCTTCTATACTAAGTTGGAATCAGACTCACGCACTCAATTTAAG GCATATGCTGCTGCTGGGACAGTGAACCAAAACTATGCTAATATTCTTTTAATGCTCTTACGTCTTCGACAGGCTTGTGATCACCCACGTCTTGTTAAAGATTTCGATTCTGATCCTGTTGGGAAGGATTCTGTTGAAATGGCGAAATCTCTTCCACGGGAATTGCTGATTAATCTGTTTACTTGTTTGGACGCAACCTTTACCATCTGTCATGTTTGCAAT GATCCCCCTCATGGCCCTGTTATTACAATGTGCGGCCATGTTTTCTGTTATGAATGTGTACAGGAATATTTGTCTGGTGATGATAATACGTGCCCTGCTGTTAATTGTAAAGAAATAATCGGTGATGATCTTGTTTTCTCCAAAGTTACTTTGAAGAGTTGTATCTCTGATGATGGTGGCACTTCTAGTTCTTCAGATTCACATCTTAGTGATTATTTGCTAGTGCAGCGAGATGATTACATTTCATCTAAAGTCAAAGCTGTTCTTGAGGTTTTGCAGTCAAATTGTAACGTGAAAATATCTAATTCTGACTTATCGAACTCTGGATGTTGTAGAGATTTGCCGTCATCTTCTGTTGATCTAGATCTTGATGACAATGATTCAGAGGCTAGGGTTGCAAAACACACAAGAAAGTATTCAGAGTCCACAACTCAAGGACCGATAAAGGCTATAGTTTTTTCCCAGTGGACTAGCATGTTGGATTTAGTTGAGACATCATTGTGTCAATTTGGTATACTGTACAGGAGACTTGATGGTAGGATGACTCTGGCTGCAAGGGACAAAGCTGTTAGGGATTTCAATACTGAACCTGAG ATAACTGTTATGCTGATGTCACTAAAGGCAGGAAATCTTGGTTTGAATATGGTTGCTGCTTGTCATGTTATTCTTTTGGATCTTTGGTGGAATCCAACAACTGAAGATCAAGCTATTGATCGAGCCCATAGAATTGGGCAAACTCGTCCTGTTACTGTGACAAGGATTACTATAAAAAATACCGTTGAAGATCGGATACTGTCTCTTCAG GACGAAAAGCGAAAAATGGTTGCATCTGCTTTTGGGGAAGACCATGCTGGTGGGTCTGGAACTCGCCTTACAGTGGATGATCTGAAATATCTCTTCATGGTCTAG